The Nocardioides sp. S-1144 genome includes a region encoding these proteins:
- a CDS encoding S41 family peptidase produces MIISRVQDLVRAHYVFPDVADQIAAGLVGISLCDDDAADAETLTVALQMMNGDRHLRVRHYPQGVPPEDDDAAVRTWFAAMVREQGPGISEVRRLEGNAGLVVIGPVIPPPEHLAPAAAAAFTLLGGATRLVLDVRSCVGGVPESVALLVSHLCGDEPVHLQDLVRRDGIIDSSYTTPTVSPRVPAEVPVVVLTSARTFSGGEEVAYDLQALGRAGVVGETTRGGAHPREAFDLTPHLQLHVPTARSVNAVTGSNWEGTGVVPDIEGRAEEALETALG; encoded by the coding sequence ATGATCATCTCTCGCGTGCAGGACCTGGTCCGCGCCCATTACGTGTTCCCAGATGTCGCTGATCAGATCGCCGCCGGACTCGTCGGGATCTCGCTGTGCGATGACGATGCGGCTGACGCCGAGACGCTGACCGTCGCGTTGCAGATGATGAACGGCGACCGGCACCTGCGGGTGAGGCACTACCCCCAAGGCGTCCCGCCCGAGGACGACGACGCCGCGGTCCGGACCTGGTTTGCCGCGATGGTGCGGGAGCAGGGGCCGGGCATCAGCGAGGTGCGTCGCCTGGAGGGCAACGCAGGTCTCGTCGTCATCGGACCTGTCATCCCACCCCCGGAGCATCTCGCTCCGGCCGCCGCTGCGGCCTTCACGCTCCTGGGTGGAGCCACCCGGCTAGTCCTGGACGTGCGCAGCTGCGTGGGCGGCGTACCGGAATCGGTTGCCCTGCTGGTCAGCCACCTGTGCGGTGACGAGCCGGTGCACCTGCAGGACCTGGTCCGGCGCGACGGCATCATCGACTCGTCGTACACGACCCCGACGGTCTCCCCTCGGGTCCCCGCCGAGGTGCCGGTGGTCGTGCTCACCAGCGCTCGGACGTTCAGTGGCGGCGAGGAAGTTGCCTACGACCTGCAGGCCCTTGGCCGGGCAGGGGTCGTCGGCGAGACGACACGCGGCGGTGCCCACCCGCGTGAGGCGTTCGACCTGACTCCTCACCTCCAGCTGCACGTGCCCACGGCGCGCTCCGTCAACGCTGTAACCGGGAGCAACTGGGAAGG